The sequence AAGAAATCAGCATTCTCGTTGATTATTTGCTTTGTTACTTGATTCATAGCAACTAGAGtctacattaaaaaaaaataagtgagagaaaattaattttcataattaatatttttatatattatcagcataaaaaaatttacataaataaCTAATTGTGTATTATATTAtcacattaacaaaaataatcaatttttaattttactatTTAAAAAATCATCTAAATATATAAATCTAATTAGATgactgtataaaatattttaaaaatcagtatattaaaattaaactctaatgATAATAATATATACCGGATTATTGGCACAAACACCACCATCAATGAGGTTGAATTCATGCACATTTCCTTTTGGATCTTTGTTGGTGAATTGGTGAGCAGGGAGATAGGTTGGTGCAGCTGATGTGCCGATGCATATGTCTGATAATTTTGCATCCAAGCAAGGCGATTTCTTAATCTGCATCAATAATAATTTTCAGATCTTGTTATGGTTTATTAATTTGATATATGGTTTAATTTTGGGTCatggaaaaataataattaacttATTCTATGTATATAGTAAACCCTACCTAATtcctttattaattaatattcagCGGAATTATTAATGTAATTATTCTCAAAGGTAATTGCTATGATGTCAAAAAGTGTTTGTCTAACTTACTAAAAaggattaaaaataaaattaatatttaattttaaaaatataaaaataaataattattaaatattaaaaaattattataaaaaataagttaGATACCGCTGCTGCcaaaaaaatattgttaattatttTTGGACGAAGAACGTGATTGTATTTAAGCTACAGATAATGATACTAAGTATCATTAGTGGAAACACAGTcattcttatctttatcacattaTACTATTATATGCCAATAATTATTCAGTTGAGATGTTGATGTCATTTCATCACGAGATTCGTATTATTATTAGgagtcaaaattttcaacaacaaaaaatctaatttattcaaggaataataataaaaggaacaaaaattatatataatatatagcaCCCCATTCATGAAAGTTGGATGAAGATTCATTTTCAACACTGAAGACCAAAATAGAGACTTATAGATCCAAgaagtaagagagagagagagaatgaaacCTGGTAAGATGAGAAAATAGTTGGTTGCAAAGTTTTGATGTCAAAGGTGGGAATAACAACATTGGTGATGGTCTCATGCAAACGAATGTCTCCAAGTTTCTCTTTAACCACTCCATGCAAATATTTTCCATCATATTTTGGTCCTTCCAATTGTCTTATTACCTTTGCCATTAATGTTCCACGGAGTCCTCTATAAAAAACATTGAACCCCAAAAGCTTAGTTATTAAACTTGGCATAGTAATTGACTAAGTCAAAATATTAGGTTATTAGGTCAATCATATAAACTATTAATTTAACTTTATTTTCTAACTTAATTTCAACAAGCATGTATCTTGGTAATATTGGACTAATTTTTATAGTTCTTTATCATATAAAAtaaaggtggaaactcaggtgcagtcgactttacgtgaagcTGATACCTGAGAGTCattaaatgatttgactaaatttttatctaacggctctcagataccaacttcacgtgaagtcgacttcacctgagttttcaccaaaAATAAAAGATTCGATAACAAAAAAGATTCCgcctaataattaatttttttggggaaattattgaagaaaatgtatttttagagtttaattttaaagCACTGacaatgtaaaatattttatacagtcGTGCAATTACATCCGTTATTTTGGATAACCATTCGCATGATTAatataaaaagtagttatttttgcTGATGTGTCATTACGTAATTGTATATATGCACGTATAAAAgagtgcattaaaattaaattctttttagAATATAGAAATACAATATAATTTAAACTATTTGATAGAAACATTAATGTTAATTACTTACCTAGGTTGTGGAAAAATATTTGGGCAGTGTTCCATGTAAAAGGGTTTGATATCCTTAGCGGCAAAAAGTGGACGGTTATGTTTATCTGGAGCAGTTAACATAGCAGTTACAAGACCTCCAGTGCTTGTTCCTGATATCACATCAAAATAATCTGCAAGCCTCACTTCTTCACCATCCAACTCCTACATATGAATATAATGCAAGGACTATATATCAACATCAATTTTGTTCTTATGAAAGATTAAGAGATTAATTTTTATAGTTACTGAAATATGGTTGAAATTCATCAAGATTCTTATTGGTAGTAATtaggtttaaaatttttttttttaaataaaaataaagttataGTTATTACATAAAGATATTTTCATGTAAATATGATAATCAAAATATTAATACGTATTACAttaaataatttagtcaaatatattaaattatctaataatttttatctATTATTTTCGTACGAAGGCATATTCATGTGAGTAATAAGTATTGGTACCCTTCaaattagggtttttaatttCCTTTGATATCTTACCGAACTCAGGTTAAAAAAGTAATTAAGTCTAACTACTATCTTTGaagggtgaaaactcaggtgcagtcgacttcacgtgaagttcatagctgagagctgttagatgaaaatttagtcaaataggtcaaatcatctaacagctatcaactatcaacttcacgtgaagtcgactgcacttgagttttcacctctttaaaaaaagtatttttttaaaagatgaaaaaaaaaaggaaagtatAGCTACaagtttattaattaaatttcatACCTGAAGTTGTGATTCAAGGAAATTAAGAATGGTTGCTGGGATAAGTCCCCTAATACCACCTCCATCAATGCTGAGGATGGTAATTAAGTTTCCATAAGTTGGGGGCTGAATTTGATCAATGGATGATTTTGATCTCTCCATGGATGATATAATACTTGTCATGCTTAATAATTAATTGGAATATAATATATACTATCTTGAAAGTTATATGTAAATATCAATAATGCCTAAGAGAAATTAAAagttgaaagaaaagaaaacaagctAAGCTAGCTAAGGTAGTTGTGTAGTAGTGTTTGTAGAAAGaatgaaagaatgaaagaaaaagaaagattcaAGCTTTGGTATGATGATTGTTGTTATGAGGAGATAGATTGGTGTGGTTAAGTGCCTATTTATAGTGGTTTAATTGTAGTCAGTCTAAAATTCAAAGAGGAGCAATCAATTTCCGAGTGAAGACAAAGTCAAGGGCCGGAAAGTTGAAGATTTTAAtttgttgaattttcttgcatGGTGTGCATGGATATAAATGCTTATACGTTACACAATATGCATTCACTATATATTGGCGAACAAATCCATACCCTATACACAATATTTGTAATATTTATCCATATccgatataatttttttattgcgTACGTATCTTCTAATTCGACAAGTCAATCAAGTCAatcattaatttattataaatttgatttttatttaactaatttatGTGATAAATAAACCTTTTATTTCTGGTTATACATGATTTAGTCATATTATAATaacaaaattaagaaataaagttGTCCATTAATATTTCCATTAACATATTCAACTTGGACTACAAATGCAATAATCCCACAGAGGAAATAGAAATGTGCGTTTTGATTCAATTAAGAGTTTGAAGTTTCTTACACGgttcaaaatataatttattgCAAACTAAATTGCCCGTCGCTACATAGATCAGATATACGGCAATAATCGAATGCATAATTTTCTAATTAAAGACTAAATATTAAATTAGAATCAATCTCGCTATTACCATCAACAGTATTTCTGTCAATTTCTACTAACTTttatttataactgtgtttaatggaagtgtctttgtggatgtgtctaataaaaatatcttttttatgattgtgtttaatagaagtgtctttatagatatattttctggacgtgtctctttatatatgtgtttaaaatataataattaattattattggcaataaattggcagataatatgttgaCGTTCTTCGAACCAATCATATACTTTATTGAGATAGGCAAACCAAAGGAACTCCCCCTCTGAGAACCGTATATGAGAATTTCATCTCGTACGGCTCAAACAGAAAAACCCAATACTGATTATAACAAAAATGGATATGTTAActaataaaaagttttaaaccCCTAATTCTCTAATGAATCAATGGACAAATTGGTTGTTAAAGAGTCATTATCAATATGATTTATCTCAGAGGAGATGGTCTAAATTATTGCCACAGAAATAGAGAAATAGAATCCATAAACGTCATGTCATTCaaaataaagatttaaaaaaatgtGATTCATATGAAAAAAACTTATATTTTTTCAATTAGAATTAGATAAACTTTCATTGGAGAAAGTTGTGACAGTTGTATGTGtcatctcttttttttattatctatctATCTTTTAACTCAATAGATAAAAAATTAATCTATCATAAATCTAAGTTCAATTTAAAAATGTATCACTAATCAATTAATTATTACATatataaagtaaaatttaaatttttaacatttATAGATAAATGAACTAATTACTCGTACAAATATAATAATTGGACGCATTAttaaacactaattatttattcataatGGTGTATGTTGAATCTTCTTACTTGTTAGTTCTTAGTGTACATGAATGTTAGGTCTGACAATTTGTTGCGATTTACATGACCACGTGTGGTCAATTCATATCATTACCTGGTCAATTTGGTGATATGATGACGTGACCTATATGAATTTTGTTCATGTATATTTTCCTCGTCCTTTCTGTTAATTAATGTAttaagttttttaattttttttttcgtttaaGTCGTATATAGCTGGTATCCTTGATTCGGTATGCTCTATTCCGGCTTtaaataagtaattttttttaatcaatttaagTTAGTTTAGTAGttagtttattaatttatttaaataaaaaaatatagaaagacaaTAAATTTAATGAACAACCTTAACaatagaatgaagaagaaaattaaaattagatgataattaatttaattaatatttaataattctCCAaccattttgatttaaaaaaaaaaacaaagatttTAAATAGGGACAATTACGTATCTCCTTCTCTCCGCGATTGACGTCAACGTTTCGGAGCCTTCTCCTCTCTCATTTTCTTTCCATCTTGTCGGTCCGTCATTGCTAGAAACACCAGCCGCCGTCCAGAGCACCAACCGACGTCGTCCTGCCCACCACAAACGTCTGAGCACCCCCTTCGCGCACGTTGAGTCATTCACGCAGCCCTCTACGCGCCGGTCATGCAGCCCCCCGCGCGCAGTTGGCGGGTTTCACCGTCCCAACGTCTTCATTCACGACATACAAGAGACGGATGGTTGTTTTAGTGAGTAATTTGATGATTATTTTTTGTTCGTAAAAGTCAGACGTTCATCTTTATACGTAGCCGGATGGTTATTATTATCAGTTATGTAGATGGTTGTTTTTTGTCACGAGTGCGACAAACTGGGAAGTTAGGGCGGCGGTGGCAGAACGCGACCCACAGGTTGCGTACCGGCGCGGGAGAGAGTGGCGAGCCAGGCACCAGGGATGCGCGACCGGAACGAGAAAGGCCTGCCTCAACGTGGGTTGCCGGCGGATGACACAGAGACCCGCAACGGGAAGGAGACGTCTATCTGACCTGTTGGCTACCGGCGACGGAAACAGATGCGCGCGAGAGAGGCGGGTGGACTGGGGCCGAAGCTGAACGCCGCTGAGGGTTGGATGGTCAATGAAGAACGTCGGGGGTGGCTGCCGTCTGGGGAGGATGAAGGATTTGGGAGTGAAAACAATTTGTAATTAGGGTTTTGACGGTTGTTTTTGTGAAATAATTGAATGGGGATTTTTGGATTTAGGGTAATTTATGGAGTGGTGTTCATTTTTTATCCCTATTGAGCCAAATAACCAACTCATTGTTCATATTGTCAAGGTTTTTTATTATCTCCCTAGCGGAGTTCAAATGTTACAAGTTTAAATTCCATTTTGTGCATGTAGCAATTTAGTGGCCAACGATAAATTTTTAATAGAAGCTTAAATCTGCAACAAATTAATCTTTGATATGCTAAGTTGCAATTTGAAGACATTAATTGCTCATGCTAGAGACTATTCATGccataatatttattattaattttctaatAACCAATTCTTCATTCTTAGGGCTGCAGATGAGCATATCATGCCCACGTGCAAATtacatataattaatatatgataaTGAACCTGCGTGCCATGAAAGACTACCTTGAACATCGACTTATCTATTTTTATTTGAGTTGATGGTATATATTAATGGCTACTTGTAATTCGGATCTtttgtttttggattttttttttaattatttttggatAGATAATGAATGACTACTTGAACTCAGAAAAATAATAGCCACTAAATAAGAGCTAGTTCATAATATAAGAGTTACTACACACTATAAGAGAGAAGAGAAATATCAGCCGCTATGTAGTGGCGGTTTGTGAAGCCACCGTTATTTATTAGTTTTGCGACCGTTGTACTGGCGACGAATAAATGAAAGAACTTAATTAGAATAAGATAGacttaattattttattagtttttataatttaacaatatttttaattaggtctctatattatttttaattaggtctctatattatttttaattttatagttagatcatttttatattaaaaacgTTAAAATTAACAGTTGGTTTCTCCTTTGTCTAGTGGCTCAAATCGACCATTCTTCAAATTAACCCTAGAGACTGGTTTCTTCAACAAATTTTCACCAATTTGGCAAAGCCTCTCCAAGTTCTCATTAGAAGATATGTCAACTGAAGAATCAGTTCCTGTCAATGTGTCATCCTGCATAATAATATGTTcaacaaattaaatttaatataatcACTTATGCTTAATGAATTAATATTTAACTTTTTACTAAAACTATATATGCATatatgtttttataatttttttttatttcaacgGTATTTTTTAATCTGACAGATTAAGGACTAATTCGTTGTGGATCTGAACTCAATTTAAGAGTTTTTCGCTAGCCAATAAGTTGCTGTAAGGTAAAATTTAAACTTCTGACACTTACTTAAACGGACTAATCAACTAATTATTAGATCGAACtaagttatttttataatatttaattttgatgtactctcattacaaaataattttatacgtacATTTAACTGCATAACACCAtatcagtaaaaataattattttttgtataaTTACATAAATAGTcatctaaaataataaatatgattaaatgATTATGAAAAACATTTTACAGTTTCAATGATTTTACCTGAATTCGAAGGTAATTTTCTTTGAAATGAAGTGCTTGAGTGAGAGCAGCTAAGTGAAAATCAACCATATCGCCACTTGATtgagaaaaaatattaattaaaggaCTGGTACCACTATAGGTTAGCCAATCCAATAGTCCCCATTTAGCTGCCTTTTTTGCATTGAATTTTCCATCATTTTTGGCTGCTCCTGTGCCTATTGAAATAATTAGGAAGCGACCATAGTCTGTAGGTTTGATGGCCAAGAAATCTGTATTTTCATCAATGATTTGCTTTGTTATTTGATTCATGGCAAGTAAAGTCTGCATGNaataaaaaaaaaaataattaaaaaaatacctAATTATAATATCATCTATATTAGtaatttttaggtttaattactctgttagtccctataatttcgtaaaattttcaattagatccctatacttttttactttttaattgagtccctacactaaatttttttttcaattaagtccttcttagtagtaattggcttaattttatagggacccaactaaaaaaaaaattggtatagggacctaaataaaaggaaaaaaaaagtgtagggaccaaattaaaagaaaaattggtgcaaggactcaattaaaagaaaaaaaaaatatagggacctaattgaaaattccgcaaaactatagggaccaatagaaTTATTAAACCTAATTTTTATGTATCATTTGTGTATAAACGTTTTTACACAAATTTCTAATTGTGTATTTTAAATTCTATCACATGCTTAATCAGACGAATGAACTGATTAGACTATTTGACCAATCAAAATTGATCGAGATTATATCAAAACTAAACTAATATAATaactttaaaaatataaatataaataagaatttataccGGATTATTGGCACAAACACCACCATCAATGAGGTTAAATTCATGTAGATTTCCATTTGAATCCTTGTTGGTGAAGTGATGGGCAGGGAGATAAGTAGGTGCAGCAGATGTGCTAATGCATATATCTGATAGTTTAGCATCAAAGGCAGGAGAATTCTTAATCTGCATATCAATGATTGTTCTCAGATCTTGTTAGGGTTTATTTATTTGGTGCattgattttataatttattttagaaaagtaTACGTAAACAATTTATAATCATTAATCAGTCAACTTTAAACAAATGGAAACAGCAATTAACTATGGCTCTTGGCCCAGACAACGTCCTAGGCGTCGGGGAGATCGGAACAACAAGGAACGCCTAGACGACGTTTTTCTTTCTGGGCTGCAGTAAGCAGATCGAGAGGTCGTTCTGTCCCCTATCCCCAAGGAAGGGTAATATGTTCTCATAAATTTTTGCTCCAATTTGACCTAGCTGGCAAACGATCCCAGTTCGCGGTAGAGAACAAGACAGCAAGCGAGCGTACCTTTGTTCGCTTTTTCTCCACCAAGTacgaaattaataattattaattttatatttcttaaaaaataaaatttaaataattattaattaatttaattaatataaagtacaatttaaaaatatttgttggcTTGTTGTTGACTAGACCTTTCTTAGTTTCCTagcaaaattcttaaagaaaaaaaACCTTTAACCCAAAGGAAGTGCAAAATTTAGCCCAACCATTCCCAATTGTTGATTGAATTCATTTGTGCTCTGCTCTTGTTGATCAACAACCTAAGTATTTGTTAGTAATTATAATTAAATCATAGCAAATTCTCATCTTTTTTATCATGCTCTAGAAACAACAAAACTTACATTAGGTAAACTTagcgaaatttatttattttttattcacaCTAGccctagtaaaaaaaaaaaaaacttattctAAATTAATTAAAGGAACAAAAATTCAaatatcaacaacaacaataataaaatgaGACCTGGTAAGATGAGAAAATAGTTGGTTGTAAACATTTGATGTCAAAGGTGGGAATGACAACATTGGTGATTGTCTGGTGCAAACGAATGTCTCCAAGTTTATTTCTAATCACTCTCTGCAAGTATTTTCCATCATATTTTGGTCCTCCCAATTGTCTAATTACCTTTGCCATCAGTGTTCCACGCAGGCCCCTGTAATAAGAATTTCAGTCACTGATTAAACTGGTTAAATTGAATTTATATTTTGATCGGTATCCAATTTAAGtaaattagttttgaattttgttcCGAACTAGTTACTCAAactcaaatttttaaatagaaaatcagGTATAAGTAATTCATTTACCCATTTTCAATTTTAgttaagtttaaaatttttttagttaaaatttttAGTAGGATCACCCAATATTTggttctcatactatatataaaataataaatgcaatttttttaaaaatttaattttaatacactgtcaatgtaaaataattttacacgtgTATCTGATCACGTAACATcacatcataaaaaataattattatttttattattgatcATGTGAATAACTAATCATCTAAAAAAACGAACGTGATTGCACGATGACGGTAGGACATCAAAATTAACTCATACTTTAAATAGGTAAATTTCACTCAAAACAAGTAAATTTTGAATGTAAGAGTTTATATTTGTCTTTTTGTGAAAATTTAACACATGATCTTTCTTTTTGCTTAAAAAGAATTGGGAGTATATTACAAAATTAAGATTTGTGATTGTTCGATGATTAAATTGGTGCACATGTAATCTTTAAAAGATTATGTAAAATGAATGACAAGAAATGACCTATATTGTGGAAAAATTTTTGGGCAGTGCTCCAAGTAAAATGGTTTGATATCTTTAGCAGCAAAAAGTGGACGGTTATGTTTATCTGGAGCAGTTAACATAGCAGTTACAAGACCTCCAGTGCTTGTTCCTGATATCATATCAAAATAATCTGCAAGTCTTGCATCTTCACCATCTAACTCCTACATATGCATGGTGGTGGGATCATTATTTAATGTCAATTTTACTCTTAGAAATAAAAGAGAACTAATAATGATACATAAGACatgacaatttttttaaaaattataatccAAATTTATCAAAGATAAAAATTTAGGAGTACAGTTGACTTCATataaagttgataactgagagttattagatgaaaatttaatcaAACCTGTCAAATAATTTAAtgactctcaactatcaattttATATGAAGTTAACTGTACCTGATAAGTTTTCACCTTTATAATACTCTTACGAAATAGGTGGTATGAATGCAACATTATGATTTTAGGGTTTCAATTCAATCTGTTCATAACACTAATTATAGTccaaattacttttattttgatttaacaAACATATAGATGCTACcattttagaaaaaatatttaattttaataaaaaaaaatagaagaagatatATATACAAATGATTTCATATATATACCTGAAGCTGTGATTCAATCAAATTAAGAATAGTAGCAGAAATAATTCCCCTAATACCACCTCCATCAATGCTGAGAATGGTAATTAAGTTCCCATAACTTGGGGgctgatgatgatcatgaatttGTTCAGTAGATGATTTTGATCTCTCCATGGAATATATAGAGAAACTAACTTAGGATTTTTAGAACTATCTTAAGCTAATAATGATTCAGGTTTTGCTATGATTCAGGACTTATAGTAGTGGCTATATTTATAGTGGCAAAAACCTTTGATTTCTGGCCAATTTTTTAAATTCCGTATCAAATTTCACACGGTCCAAACAAATTGCAAATTAAATCGTACCACCATAGATAAGTTAAGAGAGTTATCAACTGCCTAAT is a genomic window of Arachis ipaensis cultivar K30076 chromosome B06, Araip1.1, whole genome shotgun sequence containing:
- the LOC107647775 gene encoding patatin-like protein 2 isoform X1, with protein sequence MTSIISSMERSKSSIDQIQPPTYGNLITILSIDGGGIRGLIPATILNFLESQLQELDGEEVRLADYFDVISGTSTGGLVTAMLTAPDKHNRPLFAAKDIKPFYMEHCPNIFPQPRGLRGTLMAKVIRQLEGPKYDGKYLHGVVKEKLGDIRLHETITNVVIPTFDIKTLQPTIFSSYQIKKSPCLDAKLSDICIGTSAAPTYLPAHQFTNKDPKGNVHEFNLIDGGVCANNPTLVAMNQVTKQIINENADFFPIKPSDYSRFLIISIGTGTAKNEEKLDAKMTAKWGLLDWLTHSGSIPLIDVFSQSSSDMVDFHLATLTRALHSEHNYLRIQDDTLIGNDSSVDIATKKNLDRLCQIGENLLKKPVSRMNLENGKIEPIGNGGTNEEALKRFEKYFHMRGDSVI
- the LOC107647775 gene encoding patatin-like protein 2 isoform X2, with amino-acid sequence MTSIISSMERSKSSIDQIQPPTYGNLITILSIDGGGIRGLIPATILNFLESQLQELDGEEVRLADYFDVISGTSTGGLVTAMLTAPDKHNRPLFAAKDIKPFYMEHCPNIFPQPRGLRGTLMAKVIRQLEGPKYDGKYLHGVVKEKLGDIRLHETITNVVIPTFDIKTLQPTIFSSYQIKKSPCLDAKLSDICIGTSAAPTYLPAHQFTNKDPKGNVHEFNLIDGGVCANNPTLVAMNQVTKQIINENADFFPIKPSDYSRFLIISIGTGTAKNEEKLDAKMTAKWGLLDWLTHSGSIPLIDVFSQSSSDMVDFHLATLTRALHSEHNYLRIQDDTLIGNDSSVDIATKKNLDRLCQIGENLLKKPVSRMNLENGKIEPIGNGGTNEEALIENRKILSHERRLRDLRSPHTKKASTTK
- the LOC107647776 gene encoding patatin-like protein 2, producing the protein MERSKSSTEQIHDHHQPPSYGNLITILSIDGGGIRGIISATILNLIESQLQELDGEDARLADYFDMISGTSTGGLVTAMLTAPDKHNRPLFAAKDIKPFYLEHCPKIFPQYRGLRGTLMAKVIRQLGGPKYDGKYLQRVIRNKLGDIRLHQTITNVVIPTFDIKCLQPTIFSSYQIKNSPAFDAKLSDICISTSAAPTYLPAHHFTNKDSNGNLHEFNLIDGGVCANNPTLLAMNQITKQIIDENTDFLAIKPTDYGRFLIISIGTGAAKNDGKFNAKKAAKWGLLDWLTYSGTSPLINIFSQSSGDMVDFHLAALTQALHFKENYLRIQDDTLTGTDSSVDISSNENLERLCQIGENLLKKPVSRVNLKNGRFEPLDKGETNC